The Hymenobacter sp. DG01 sequence CCGGCCAGTATTTCGGCCTGGGTGCAGGTAACGGACGTAGCCGTGGTAACAGCTGGCAACTACGAGCAGTATTTCACCGCCCAGGGCCGGGTCTATGGCCACATCATCAACCCCGCCACCGGGCTGCCGGCCACGGGGCTGCGCTCGGTTACCATCATCTGCCCCGATGTGGAGCTGGCGGACTGCCTGGATGAGGTGGTGTTTGTGAAAGGACCCGAGGCCGGGCTGGCTTTCATCAACACCCTGAAAGGCGTTGACTGCACGCTGATTACCGACGACAACCGCACCCTGGTTTCCAGGAACATGCAGATTAATTACTACCGCGGCAACGCCCTGGCCCAGCCGGGGTCGGCGGCCCGGCCCTGATTTTGCGCCCTAACTCCCCTCTGCCATGACTCCGCATCTTTATTTCCTACCCCGCCCCGCGCTGCTGGCCCTCGGGCTGCTGGCTGCGGCGGCGCTGCCCGGCTGCGTGTCGGTGGCGGCCTATCAGAAAGCCTACCTCAACGATGAGGACATGAAGCTGGCCAACAAGCGGGTGGAAGTGTACGAAACCAACTTTGAGTCGTACCGCGAGGGTGCCGGCGGCGCCAACGGCGGCAAGGTGGGCGGGGGCTGCGGCTGCAACTAGCGGCCTTTGCTTTTTATTTCTGATCCTGTCCTTCTCCCCTTATATGAGCAATACAATTACGTCTGTAGCTAGCCGGCTCCGGCCGCTCCTGCTCTTGCTGGCGCTGGGCCTGGCCCCGGTTGGGGCCTGGGCCCAGGGCGGCATCACCCCTAACCGGGTTGACGGCTACGGCGTGCCTGCCACGCCCACCAGCACCAACACCAGCCACGCTCCCGGCGAAACCGAAGTCAACATCCTGACCAGCTACTATGAGCAGGATGGTATTCACGGGGCTGTGCAGGGCGGGCGCGGCACCGAGAAGCTCACCGACATTACGCCCACCATCATCCTGAATATTCCGCTGGATACGGCAAGCCTGTTTTCGGCCAACATCGGGGCCGATTTCTACGCCTCCGCGTCCACCGACCGCATCGACGGGGTAGAGGGCCTTTACCTTTCCACGCCCTCTTCCCACGACACCCGCTACCACGCCGACCTGGGCTACACCCGTCAGAACACGGCCAAACGCCGCACGGTGGGCTTTGGCGGGGGCGCCTCGAAGGAATATGACTACCTCTCCCTCAACGTGGCGGGCTCCTGGGCTCAAACCTCTCGCGACGGCAACCGGGAGTTTAGCGCGGCGGGGCAGGTTTTCTTCGATAAGGCCAAGCTGATTTACCCCGTGGAGCTGCGCACAGGCCAGCAGCTGGTGCCCACCGACCGGCGCCAGAGCTACAATTTGTCTTTGGTGCTCTCGCAGGTGCTCACCCAACGCCTGCAGGTGGCCCTGAGTACTGAGCTGGTGTACCAGCACGGGCTGCTGAGCACCTCGTTTCACCGGGTGTACTTCCGCGACGCGCCCAATCTGGTGCGGGTAGAGCAGCTACCCCAGAATCGCATCAAATACCCTGTGGGCCTGCGCCTGAGCTACTATGCCACCGACTTGGTGCAGCTGCGCGCATACTACCGCTACTACCAGGACAACTTCGACATTCGGGCCCACACCCTGGAGCTGGAAACGCCCCTGAAGCTGACGCCCTTTTTCGTGCTCTACCCCTTCTACCGCTACCATACCCAAACGGCGGCCCACTACTTTGCCCCCTACGCCCAGCACCTGGCCACCGATGTTTTTTATACTTCCGACTACGACCTGTCCTCGTTTTCGGCCAATAAGTACGGGCTGGGACTGCGCTACTCGCCCGTGTATGGGCTGGGCCGCTTCAAAACGCCCTTCCACCACGCCCAGGGCGCCCGCAAAGTGGCCAAGTTCAAGGCCCTGGACGTGCGCTACGCCCACTACCAGCGCAGCAACAACTTCACAGCGAACATCATCAGCGCCGACCTTTCATTTACCATGCCCTAGCCGCC is a genomic window containing:
- a CDS encoding DUF3570 domain-containing protein, giving the protein MSNTITSVASRLRPLLLLLALGLAPVGAWAQGGITPNRVDGYGVPATPTSTNTSHAPGETEVNILTSYYEQDGIHGAVQGGRGTEKLTDITPTIILNIPLDTASLFSANIGADFYASASTDRIDGVEGLYLSTPSSHDTRYHADLGYTRQNTAKRRTVGFGGGASKEYDYLSLNVAGSWAQTSRDGNREFSAAGQVFFDKAKLIYPVELRTGQQLVPTDRRQSYNLSLVLSQVLTQRLQVALSTELVYQHGLLSTSFHRVYFRDAPNLVRVEQLPQNRIKYPVGLRLSYYATDLVQLRAYYRYYQDNFDIRAHTLELETPLKLTPFFVLYPFYRYHTQTAAHYFAPYAQHLATDVFYTSDYDLSSFSANKYGLGLRYSPVYGLGRFKTPFHHAQGARKVAKFKALDVRYAHYQRSNNFTANIISADLSFTMP
- a CDS encoding DUF4266 domain-containing protein; the protein is MTPHLYFLPRPALLALGLLAAAALPGCVSVAAYQKAYLNDEDMKLANKRVEVYETNFESYREGAGGANGGKVGGGCGCN